The following coding sequences are from one Enterococcus sp. 4G2_DIV0659 window:
- the trmFO gene encoding FADH(2)-oxidizing methylenetetrahydrofolate--tRNA-(uracil(54)-C(5))-methyltransferase TrmFO translates to MSTSVTVIGAGLAGSEAAWQVAQAGVPVTLYEMRPVKKTPAHQTENFAELVCSNSLRGNNLTNAVGVLKEEMRRLDSIIISSADHTAVPAGGALAVDRDTFSQEITDRIKSHPLITVKNEEITTLPEGIVIVATGPLTSEALAEQIKEFNGSDGFYFYDAAAPIVDKSTINMDKVYLKSRYDKGEAAYLNCPMTEEEFKAFYEALISAEVVPLKTFEKEKFFEGCMPIEVMAKRGIKTMLFGPLKPVGLEDPKTGKRPYAVIQLRQDNAAASLYNLVGFQTHLKWGEQKRVFQMIPGLENAEFVRYGVMHRNSFMNSPELLKPTYQSQKRDNLFFAGQMTGVEGYVESAASGLLAGMNAARLAKGEELLVFPRETALGSMAYYITHAEGKHFQPMNANFGLFPELPERIRDKKERYEAIANRALAKLAEITEEINLSEKSN, encoded by the coding sequence GAGCTGGTTTAGCTGGAAGTGAAGCCGCTTGGCAAGTTGCTCAAGCTGGTGTCCCAGTTACACTATATGAAATGCGCCCAGTAAAAAAAACACCTGCACATCAAACGGAAAATTTTGCCGAACTCGTTTGTTCAAACTCCTTAAGAGGAAATAATTTAACCAATGCTGTAGGTGTATTGAAAGAAGAAATGCGTCGCTTAGATTCAATCATTATTAGTAGCGCTGATCATACAGCAGTGCCAGCTGGTGGTGCTTTGGCTGTCGATCGTGATACTTTTTCACAAGAAATCACGGATAGAATCAAATCACATCCATTAATCACCGTCAAAAATGAAGAAATCACAACACTACCTGAAGGAATCGTCATTGTTGCAACGGGACCTTTAACATCAGAAGCATTAGCTGAACAAATCAAAGAATTTAATGGTTCTGATGGTTTTTATTTCTATGATGCTGCAGCACCAATCGTTGATAAATCAACGATTAACATGGATAAAGTTTATTTAAAATCACGCTATGATAAAGGTGAAGCAGCATATTTAAATTGTCCAATGACAGAAGAAGAATTCAAAGCTTTTTATGAAGCACTGATTTCGGCTGAAGTTGTTCCCTTAAAAACATTTGAAAAAGAAAAATTCTTTGAAGGATGTATGCCCATAGAAGTAATGGCCAAACGTGGAATTAAAACGATGCTATTTGGACCATTAAAACCCGTTGGATTGGAAGATCCTAAGACAGGCAAACGTCCATACGCTGTGATCCAATTGCGTCAAGATAATGCTGCAGCATCCTTGTACAATCTTGTAGGTTTTCAAACTCATCTTAAATGGGGAGAACAAAAGCGTGTGTTCCAAATGATTCCTGGTTTAGAAAATGCTGAGTTCGTTCGTTATGGCGTGATGCATCGAAATAGTTTTATGAATTCACCAGAATTATTAAAACCTACCTATCAATCGCAAAAAAGAGACAACCTATTTTTCGCAGGTCAAATGACTGGTGTGGAAGGATATGTTGAAAGTGCGGCCAGTGGACTATTAGCCGGCATGAATGCAGCTCGCCTAGCCAAAGGAGAAGAGTTACTGGTCTTTCCTAGAGAAACTGCTTTGGGCAGTATGGCGTACTATATTACTCATGCTGAGGGTAAGCATTTCCAACCCATGAACGCAAACTTTGGTCTCTTTCCTGAGTTACCAGAAAGAATTCGTGATAAAAAAGAACGCTATGAAGCAATTGCTAATCGAGCATTGGCTAAGTTGGCTGAAATAACAGAGGAAATAAATCTATCTGAAAAATCCAACTAA